The following proteins are encoded in a genomic region of Neomonachus schauinslandi chromosome 7, ASM220157v2, whole genome shotgun sequence:
- the FBXO4 gene encoding F-box only protein 4 isoform X2, with translation MAGSEPLSRGSSPQPHHSDWSRLEAAILSGWRNFWQSVGKERAAPRASQEEADEEASTLTRLPVDVQLYILSFLSPHDLCQLGSTSHYWNETVRDRILWRYFLLRDLPSWSSVDWKSLPDLEILKKPISEVTDGTFFDYMAVYKMCCPYTRRSLKSSRPMYGAVTSFLHSLIIQNEPRFAMFGPGLEELNTSLVLSLMSSEELCPTAGLPQRQIDGIGSGVSFQLSNQHKFNILILYSTTRKERDRAREEHTSAVNKMFSVQNEGDDQQGSRYSVIPQIQKVCEVVDGFIYVANAEAHKSPGYRG, from the exons ATGGCGGGAAGCGAGCCCCTCAGCCGAGGCAGCTCCCCTCAGCCGCACCACAGCGACTGGAGCCGGCTAGAGGCCGCCATCCTCAGCGGCTGGAGGAACTTCTGGCAGTCGGTGGGCAAAGAGAGGGCAGCGCCGAGGGCCTCTCAAGAGGAGGCGGATGAGGAGGCTAGTACCCTGACGCGGCTGCCG GTTGACGTACAGCtatatattttgtcatttctttcacCTCATGATCTGTGTCAGTTGGGAAGTACAAGCCATTATTGGAATGAAACTGTACGAGATCGAATTTTGTGGAGATATTTTCTGCTGCGGGATCTTCCTTCTTGGTCTTCTGTTGACTGGAAGTCTCTTCCAGAtctagaaatcttaaaaaaacctaTATCTGAGGTTACTGATGGTACATTTTTTGACTACATGGCAGT CTATAAAATGTGCTGTCCATATACAAGAAGATCCTTGAAATCTAGCCGTCCTATGTATGGAGCTGTCACATCATTTTTACACTCATTGATCATTCAGAATGAACCACGATTTGCTATGTTTGGACCAGGTTTGGAAGAACTGAATACATCTTTGGTGTTGAGCTTGATGTCTTCTGAGGAACTTTGCCCAACAGCTGGTTTGCCTCAGAGGCAGATTGATG GTATTGGATCTGGAGTCAGTTTTCAGTTGAGCAACCAACATAAATTCAACATCCTGATATTATATTCAACTACCAG aaaggaaagagatagagcaagagaagAGCATACAAGTGCAGTTAACAAGATGTTCAGTGTACAGAATGAAGGAGATGATCAACAAGGAAGCCGGTATAGTGTAATTCCACAAATTCAGAAGGTGTGTGAAGTTGTTGATGGATTCATCTATGTTGCAAATGCTGAAGCTCATAAAA
- the FBXO4 gene encoding F-box only protein 4 isoform X1, with product MAGSEPLSRGSSPQPHHSDWSRLEAAILSGWRNFWQSVGKERAAPRASQEEADEEASTLTRLPVDVQLYILSFLSPHDLCQLGSTSHYWNETVRDRILWRYFLLRDLPSWSSVDWKSLPDLEILKKPISEVTDGTFFDYMAVYKMCCPYTRRSLKSSRPMYGAVTSFLHSLIIQNEPRFAMFGPGLEELNTSLVLSLMSSEELCPTAGLPQRQIDGIGSGVSFQLSNQHKFNILILYSTTRKERDRAREEHTSAVNKMFSVQNEGDDQQGSRYSVIPQIQKVCEVVDGFIYVANAEAHKRHEWQDEFSRIMAMTDPAFGSSGRPMLVLSCISQANVKRMPCFYLAHELRLNHLNHPWMVQDTEAETLTGFLNGIQWILEEVESKHAR from the exons ATGGCGGGAAGCGAGCCCCTCAGCCGAGGCAGCTCCCCTCAGCCGCACCACAGCGACTGGAGCCGGCTAGAGGCCGCCATCCTCAGCGGCTGGAGGAACTTCTGGCAGTCGGTGGGCAAAGAGAGGGCAGCGCCGAGGGCCTCTCAAGAGGAGGCGGATGAGGAGGCTAGTACCCTGACGCGGCTGCCG GTTGACGTACAGCtatatattttgtcatttctttcacCTCATGATCTGTGTCAGTTGGGAAGTACAAGCCATTATTGGAATGAAACTGTACGAGATCGAATTTTGTGGAGATATTTTCTGCTGCGGGATCTTCCTTCTTGGTCTTCTGTTGACTGGAAGTCTCTTCCAGAtctagaaatcttaaaaaaacctaTATCTGAGGTTACTGATGGTACATTTTTTGACTACATGGCAGT CTATAAAATGTGCTGTCCATATACAAGAAGATCCTTGAAATCTAGCCGTCCTATGTATGGAGCTGTCACATCATTTTTACACTCATTGATCATTCAGAATGAACCACGATTTGCTATGTTTGGACCAGGTTTGGAAGAACTGAATACATCTTTGGTGTTGAGCTTGATGTCTTCTGAGGAACTTTGCCCAACAGCTGGTTTGCCTCAGAGGCAGATTGATG GTATTGGATCTGGAGTCAGTTTTCAGTTGAGCAACCAACATAAATTCAACATCCTGATATTATATTCAACTACCAG aaaggaaagagatagagcaagagaagAGCATACAAGTGCAGTTAACAAGATGTTCAGTGTACAGAATGAAGGAGATGATCAACAAGGAAGCCGGTATAGTGTAATTCCACAAATTCAGAAGGTGTGTGAAGTTGTTGATGGATTCATCTATGTTGCAAATGCTGAAGCTCATAAAA GACATGAATGGCAAGATGAATTTTCTCGTATTATGGCAATGACAGATCCAGCTTTTGGATCTTCAGGAAGACCTATGCTGGTTTTATCTTGTATTTCTCAAGCAAATGTAAAAAGAATGCCCTGTTTTTATTTGGCTCATGAGCTGCGTCTAAATCATCTAAACCACCCATGGATG